In Planctomycetaceae bacterium, the following are encoded in one genomic region:
- a CDS encoding diacylglycerol kinase family protein — protein sequence MQHKPVHLVINPHSGYGGRKLLVNNLRLAMRAAGIPLVEHRTTGPHDATDYVRKVVDDADSILVWGGDGTVNEVATALAGTDVPMLVCPAGTENLLANELGMSADAEAILNIYRARMIVSCDVGVVNDRNFLLIIGVGFDGEVVRRVSQARTGHISHLSYFWPIWRTFWEHDFPRLRITADGEQIFDDYGLAFIGNISRYAVGLRICRNAHFDDGLLDLVVFSCHEQTALLLHAAWTMLRRHPLKGNALYRQFRKLHIETDRRVLSQVDGDVGPDSPLDISVGTDQVKLIVPAPGRRTIWPWKGGHVV from the coding sequence ATGCAACACAAACCGGTACATCTGGTGATCAACCCGCACAGCGGCTACGGCGGCAGGAAGCTGCTGGTCAATAACCTGCGCCTGGCGATGCGGGCGGCGGGGATCCCGCTGGTCGAGCACCGCACGACCGGCCCGCACGACGCCACCGATTACGTGCGCAAGGTCGTCGACGACGCCGACTCGATCCTCGTCTGGGGCGGCGACGGCACGGTCAACGAAGTGGCCACCGCGCTGGCCGGCACCGACGTGCCCATGCTCGTCTGCCCGGCCGGCACGGAGAATCTGCTGGCCAATGAACTGGGGATGTCTGCCGACGCCGAGGCGATCCTGAACATCTACCGCGCCCGCATGATCGTCTCGTGCGACGTGGGCGTGGTCAACGACCGCAACTTCCTGCTGATCATCGGCGTGGGGTTCGACGGCGAGGTCGTGCGGCGCGTCTCTCAGGCCCGCACCGGGCACATCTCGCACCTGAGCTACTTCTGGCCGATCTGGCGGACGTTCTGGGAGCACGACTTCCCGCGCCTGCGCATCACGGCCGACGGCGAGCAGATCTTCGACGACTACGGTCTGGCGTTCATCGGCAATATCTCTCGTTACGCGGTGGGGCTGCGGATCTGCCGCAACGCCCACTTCGACGACGGGCTGCTGGACCTGGTGGTCTTCTCCTGCCACGAGCAGACGGCGCTGTTGCTGCACGCGGCCTGGACGATGCTGCGCCGCCACCCGCTCAAGGGCAACGCCCTGTACCGCCAGTTCCGCAAGCTGCACATCGAAACTGACCGTCGCGTGCTCTCGCAGGTCGACGGCGACGTCGGACCCGACAGCCCGCTGGACATCTCCGTCGGCACCGACCAGGTCAAGCTGATTGTCCCAGCGCCGGGAAGGCGCACGATCTGGCCTTGGAAGGGCGGCCACGTGGTATGA
- the fucU gene encoding L-fucose mutarotase has translation MLKGISPLLSPELLAVLASMGHGDEIVLADAHFPGHTMCNNVVRADGLKIADLLDAILPLFELDAYVDAPLVMMAAVKGDTLDASVEKAYRAAVDRHAPQTPPIKRIDRFAFYDQAREAFAVVMTGEMAKYGNIILKKGVTPC, from the coding sequence ATGCTCAAAGGTATCTCTCCGCTGCTGAGTCCGGAACTGCTAGCCGTGCTGGCCAGCATGGGTCACGGCGACGAGATCGTATTGGCCGACGCGCACTTTCCCGGACACACGATGTGCAATAACGTCGTCCGGGCGGATGGGCTCAAGATCGCGGATCTGCTTGACGCGATTTTGCCGCTGTTCGAACTCGACGCGTACGTTGACGCGCCGCTGGTCATGATGGCGGCCGTTAAGGGCGACACGCTCGACGCCTCCGTCGAGAAGGCCTATCGCGCCGCCGTCGACCGCCACGCGCCGCAGACGCCGCCGATCAAGCGGATCGACCGCTTCGCTTTCTACGACCAGGCCCGCGAAGCCTTCGCCGTCGTCATGACCGGCGAGATGGCAAAGTACGGCAACATCATTCTCAAGAAAGGCGTCACCCCCTGCTGA
- the ruvX gene encoding Holliday junction resolvase RuvX yields MYWLGVDHGDVRIGLAGGDAGRGIASPLKVIPAQPPEAVAPAIIKLAQEYNAGGIVVGLPLNMDDSEGPQAKLARDFALMLQQATGLDVRLWDERLSSFAADKTLAGHMTRGKRRAIQDAIAAAEILQDFFACDGPDAAPRP; encoded by the coding sequence ATGTATTGGCTCGGCGTTGATCATGGCGACGTGCGCATAGGCTTGGCTGGCGGTGACGCCGGCAGGGGGATCGCCTCGCCGCTGAAGGTCATCCCCGCCCAGCCGCCCGAGGCCGTGGCGCCGGCGATCATCAAGCTTGCTCAAGAATACAACGCCGGCGGGATCGTCGTCGGACTGCCGCTGAACATGGACGATAGCGAAGGCCCCCAGGCCAAGCTCGCGCGGGACTTCGCCCTGATGCTCCAGCAGGCCACCGGCCTGGACGTGCGACTCTGGGACGAACGCCTGAGCAGCTTCGCAGCCGACAAGACTCTCGCCGGGCATATGACCCGCGGCAAGCGCCGGGCGATCCAGGACGCCATCGCCGCCGCGGAGATTCTCCAGGACTTCTTCGCCTGCGACGGACCGGACGCAGCGCCGCGCCCGTGA
- the hemW gene encoding radical SAM family heme chaperone HemW has translation MACKKKGDAISPDTVKALYLHVPFCLRKCRYCDFYSVTADASRFATFVRAAGIELEMRRAELSAPADSIFVGGGTPTALGPAALEKLLAPLTALAARDCEFSLEANPCSLDSAVASVIEAAGVNRVSIGAQSLHDGELATLGRPHKAADVARAVETVRRAGIDNISLDLIYGIPGQTLASWQQSLTAAMALRPSHMSCYALSVEDGTPLAADVAAGRLQPADEQTQKDCYCAAIAALRDGGLEHYEISNFARPGRRCRHNLTYWHNRPYVGIGPAAASYVAGTRRTNNPDLDAYIASLTAGRQPPASAEHLSGKAAYAETLMLGLRLIDGVNRPAMVKRFGTDPVEAFPQAVTRYASQGALVVTDDRIRIAREYLFASDTILADIIAERD, from the coding sequence ATGGCCTGCAAGAAAAAAGGTGACGCGATTTCGCCGGATACGGTTAAGGCCCTATACCTCCACGTGCCCTTCTGCCTGCGCAAGTGCCGATACTGCGACTTCTACTCCGTCACGGCCGACGCGTCCCGATTCGCCACATTTGTCCGAGCCGCCGGGATAGAGCTGGAAATGCGACGCGCCGAGCTGTCCGCACCCGCCGACAGCATCTTCGTCGGCGGCGGAACGCCCACCGCCCTGGGCCCGGCCGCGCTGGAAAAGCTGCTGGCTCCGCTGACCGCTCTGGCCGCGCGCGATTGCGAGTTCTCCCTCGAAGCCAATCCCTGCAGCCTCGACTCTGCCGTCGCGAGCGTCATCGAAGCCGCCGGCGTCAACCGCGTCTCGATCGGCGCACAATCGCTGCATGACGGGGAACTGGCCACGCTGGGGCGGCCGCACAAAGCCGCCGATGTCGCCCGCGCCGTCGAGACCGTCCGCCGCGCCGGTATCGACAACATCAGCCTCGACCTGATATACGGCATCCCCGGCCAGACCCTCGCCTCGTGGCAGCAATCATTGACGGCCGCGATGGCACTGCGACCCTCGCACATGAGTTGCTACGCCCTGAGCGTCGAGGACGGCACGCCTCTGGCCGCCGACGTCGCCGCCGGACGCCTGCAGCCCGCCGACGAGCAGACGCAGAAGGACTGCTACTGCGCCGCCATCGCCGCCCTGCGCGACGGCGGCCTCGAACACTACGAGATCTCCAACTTCGCCCGCCCCGGTCGCCGCTGCCGCCACAACCTGACGTACTGGCACAACCGCCCATACGTGGGGATCGGTCCAGCCGCCGCCAGCTACGTCGCCGGCACGCGCCGCACCAACAACCCTGATCTGGATGCCTATATCGCCTCCCTGACTGCCGGGCGACAGCCCCCAGCTTCCGCCGAGCACCTCAGCGGCAAAGCGGCCTACGCCGAAACGCTGATGCTGGGCCTGCGCCTGATCGATGGCGTCAATCGCCCCGCCATGGTAAAGCGGTTCGGCACCGATCCCGTCGAGGCGTTTCCCCAGGCCGTTACCCGTTACGCGTCGCAAGGCGCCCTGGTGGTGACCGACGACCGCATCCGCATCGCTCGTGAATACCTTTTCGCATCCGACACGATCTTGGCCGACATCATCGCCGAACGGGATTGA
- a CDS encoding FHA domain-containing protein, with protein MDVTLVMFKGDGQRKDFPLTGQSVTIGRSEDCDLRIPLLSVSRHHCQLVLNGDTIAAKDLGSSNGTYVNNRRISGEVSLQAGDRVVVGPIVFTVQLDGEPQEIQPVKTKGQKMAEQGQAAQEVVDVDADVTARGGASDADMLGGLAGGEDNEVVIEEEDAVELDPIAALEALASERDKDKKK; from the coding sequence ATGGACGTAACACTGGTAATGTTCAAAGGCGATGGGCAGCGTAAGGACTTTCCTCTGACGGGGCAGTCGGTCACGATTGGCCGCTCTGAAGACTGCGACTTGCGGATTCCGCTGCTGAGCGTGTCGCGCCATCACTGCCAACTGGTTCTCAACGGCGACACGATCGCCGCCAAGGACCTGGGCTCTTCCAACGGCACGTACGTCAACAACCGCCGCATCAGCGGCGAGGTGTCTCTGCAGGCTGGCGACCGAGTCGTCGTCGGGCCCATCGTCTTCACCGTCCAGCTCGACGGCGAGCCCCAGGAAATCCAGCCCGTCAAGACCAAGGGCCAGAAGATGGCCGAGCAAGGCCAAGCCGCCCAGGAAGTCGTCGACGTTGACGCCGATGTCACCGCCCGAGGCGGGGCCTCCGATGCGGACATGCTGGGCGGTCTCGCCGGCGGCGAAGATAACGAGGTCGTCATCGAAGAAGAAGACGCCGTCGAACTCGACCCCATCGCCGCCCTGGAAGCCCTCGCCAGCGAACGCGACAAAGACAAAAAGAAGTAA
- a CDS encoding uroporphyrinogen decarboxylase family protein, with product MRLIDMVRQADRRLVAPLAGYPAVNLTCSTVKQNEFNAELQARSLYKLAERTAPDMLFTMMDLSIEAGALGLPVRFPIDESATVEWHPVKSVADLDQYKVIDPVYDGRVWVFLETTRLLKTKLDIPIGAYVIGPFTLAGLMMGANDIAMATIETPEVVQATVNFCERVAIDFAKSLQQAGADAICILDPTSVILSPSAYWEFAGRSVENMVRHLDTRTILHVCGQTSHLLENMCRTGTQGLSLDSMVPFEQIMPRLPGDVVLIGNVDPVGTMLQGNRDKVRRDTTALLEAMRPYENFILSTGCDLPAETPIENIVELVETTKRFKM from the coding sequence ATGAGACTCATCGACATGGTTCGCCAGGCCGACCGACGGCTGGTGGCGCCGCTGGCGGGGTATCCCGCCGTCAACCTGACCTGCTCGACCGTCAAGCAGAACGAGTTCAACGCCGAGTTGCAGGCCCGCTCGCTGTACAAGCTGGCCGAACGCACCGCCCCGGATATGCTCTTTACCATGATGGACCTGTCCATCGAAGCCGGCGCCCTCGGGCTGCCCGTGCGATTCCCCATCGACGAGTCAGCCACGGTCGAGTGGCACCCCGTCAAGTCCGTCGCCGACCTCGATCAGTACAAGGTCATCGACCCGGTCTACGACGGCCGCGTGTGGGTCTTCCTCGAAACCACCCGCCTGCTCAAGACCAAGCTCGACATCCCCATCGGCGCCTATGTCATCGGTCCGTTCACGCTGGCGGGGCTTATGATGGGCGCCAACGATATCGCCATGGCCACCATTGAGACGCCCGAAGTCGTCCAGGCCACCGTCAACTTCTGCGAGCGCGTGGCGATCGACTTCGCCAAGTCGCTTCAGCAAGCCGGCGCCGACGCCATCTGCATCCTCGACCCGACCAGCGTGATCCTCTCGCCCAGCGCGTACTGGGAGTTCGCCGGGCGCAGCGTCGAGAACATGGTCCGCCACCTCGACACGCGCACGATCCTGCACGTGTGCGGGCAGACGTCGCACCTGCTGGAAAACATGTGCCGCACCGGCACGCAGGGGCTGAGCCTGGACTCGATGGTCCCCTTCGAGCAGATCATGCCCCGCCTTCCCGGCGACGTGGTGCTCATCGGCAATGTCGATCCCGTCGGAACCATGCTCCAGGGCAATCGCGACAAAGTGCGCCGCGACACCACCGCCCTGCTCGAGGCCATGCGCCCCTACGAAAACTTCATCCTGTCCACCGGCTGCGACCTGCCCGCCGAGACGCCCATCGAGAACATCGTCGAACTGGTCGAAACCACCAAGCGGTTCAAGATGTAG
- a CDS encoding DUF4339 domain-containing protein gives MFKITCRKCLAVLRLSNDRLGETVQCPVCSCTMLIARPSRAADAPAPPPAMIRHACVRCGNVLEVAADHVGKMEECPTCGTRLIIPAASPSTDGDGASSSRPSPRADRERANVRQLVARDCGQMAIVAATPFADEEMVRLCRQGRDLVLRVQQCNKRARKLREVLAETDPRTEHARFVEVREHLAIIERKAAKVQRALNSLATTLGQMIIEQSPPMPEFGRILHRLDEPAAPAARRPPQEPARDLNVSGTLWYCRINDRAFGPVDASGLMTWLRQGYMKLDDAVRSEEMPQWQALKDVRALAADDQRRQKWPREFVEELAMLQLPPAQADAPRSLWRDGTAALRKAASRVGLFRKEGDLGAHAPHASSGPN, from the coding sequence ATGTTCAAGATCACCTGCCGCAAGTGCCTTGCTGTTCTGAGGCTCAGCAACGACCGCCTCGGCGAGACGGTCCAATGTCCGGTGTGCTCCTGCACGATGTTGATTGCGCGCCCGTCACGGGCGGCGGATGCCCCTGCGCCTCCGCCGGCGATGATCCGCCACGCGTGCGTGCGGTGCGGCAACGTGCTGGAGGTGGCCGCCGACCATGTGGGCAAGATGGAAGAGTGCCCCACGTGCGGGACGCGCCTGATCATTCCGGCGGCCTCGCCGTCAACGGACGGCGACGGGGCGTCGTCGTCGCGGCCGTCGCCGCGGGCGGATCGCGAGCGCGCGAACGTGCGACAGCTTGTGGCGCGCGACTGCGGGCAGATGGCGATCGTGGCCGCCACGCCGTTTGCCGACGAGGAAATGGTCCGCCTGTGCCGCCAGGGGCGCGACCTGGTGCTGCGAGTTCAGCAATGCAACAAGCGGGCCCGCAAGCTTCGCGAGGTTCTGGCCGAGACCGACCCCAGGACCGAACACGCCCGCTTCGTCGAGGTGCGGGAGCACCTGGCGATCATTGAGCGCAAGGCCGCCAAGGTCCAGCGCGCCCTGAACAGCCTGGCGACGACGCTGGGGCAGATGATCATCGAGCAGTCGCCGCCGATGCCGGAGTTTGGCCGGATCCTCCATCGCCTCGACGAGCCGGCGGCGCCGGCGGCGAGGCGTCCGCCGCAGGAACCGGCTCGCGACCTGAACGTCTCGGGCACGCTGTGGTACTGCCGCATCAACGACCGGGCGTTCGGGCCTGTCGACGCAAGCGGCCTCATGACCTGGCTGCGGCAGGGATACATGAAACTCGACGACGCGGTGCGTTCGGAGGAAATGCCCCAGTGGCAGGCACTCAAGGATGTACGCGCCCTTGCCGCGGACGACCAGCGGCGGCAGAAGTGGCCCCGAGAGTTCGTCGAGGAACTGGCGATGCTGCAACTGCCACCCGCGCAGGCCGACGCCCCGCGCTCGCTGTGGCGCGACGGGACCGCCGCCCTGCGAAAGGCCGCCTCCCGCGTCGGGCTGTTTCGCAAGGAAGGCGACCTCGGCGCCCACGCCCCGCACGCATCGAGCGGGCCCAATTGA
- a CDS encoding SpoIID/LytB domain-containing protein — MAAFDFKAFLASRGDWVRRALDRYRGLSPMQRIGRAVAVCLLTAGCLGLLVGAGSCSRKIRPDRDAIPPGKAPLLRVRISGRSAESAAVFTTGPYRLLCGDTVIGESSLAMPVTTVKREGNSWRVGQRLFLGPDLTLETFNRAHVGYASKAYRGALRLAPAGSNALMVINHIDVDNYLAGVLASELYTDWHIEAYKALAVAARTFALYHVVTGNSAQAFHIGADQSAQMYTGVAGETDKSRQAALDTRGLVLGFGPEGNERIFLAQYSACCGGRVNPVDVLRDGETIEPLRGGQFCSDCRASNYYRWPEVTVPKRQVYLALVDALGDKAKVLKNVSDIRVTQQTPWGRPIWVEAVGAGGQTLRLRTENLRYALMARKAYAPQVANIRSSNCTIRSRGDFIVFCDGQGFGHGVGLCQWGAQAKALQGWSAERILNFYYPGSKRIPVY, encoded by the coding sequence ATGGCGGCCTTCGACTTCAAAGCGTTTCTCGCATCTCGGGGCGACTGGGTGCGCCGGGCCCTCGACCGCTACCGCGGTCTTTCCCCCATGCAGCGCATCGGCCGAGCGGTGGCCGTGTGTCTCCTGACCGCCGGATGCCTCGGGCTGCTCGTCGGGGCGGGCAGTTGCAGCCGCAAGATCCGCCCCGACCGCGACGCCATCCCCCCGGGCAAGGCCCCGCTCCTGCGCGTGCGCATCAGCGGACGTTCGGCGGAATCGGCGGCCGTCTTCACCACCGGGCCCTACCGCCTGCTCTGCGGCGACACGGTCATCGGCGAATCGTCCTTGGCGATGCCAGTGACGACGGTGAAGCGCGAGGGCAATTCCTGGCGCGTCGGGCAGCGGCTGTTCCTGGGGCCGGACCTGACGCTGGAGACGTTCAACCGCGCCCACGTCGGCTATGCGAGCAAGGCCTACCGCGGCGCGCTGCGTCTGGCGCCGGCGGGCTCCAACGCCCTGATGGTGATCAACCACATCGACGTGGACAACTACCTCGCCGGCGTGCTGGCCAGCGAGCTATACACCGACTGGCACATCGAGGCGTATAAAGCCCTGGCCGTGGCCGCACGCACCTTCGCCCTCTACCACGTGGTCACGGGCAACTCGGCGCAGGCGTTCCATATCGGGGCCGACCAGTCCGCCCAGATGTACACCGGCGTCGCGGGCGAGACCGACAAGAGCCGCCAAGCCGCCCTCGATACCCGCGGACTGGTGCTGGGGTTCGGGCCGGAGGGCAACGAGCGCATCTTCCTGGCGCAGTACTCCGCCTGCTGCGGCGGACGGGTGAACCCCGTCGACGTGCTGCGCGACGGGGAAACCATCGAACCGCTGCGCGGCGGGCAGTTCTGCTCCGACTGCCGCGCGTCGAACTACTACCGCTGGCCGGAAGTCACCGTCCCCAAACGCCAGGTCTATCTGGCCCTGGTAGACGCTCTGGGCGACAAGGCCAAGGTCCTCAAGAACGTTTCCGACATCCGCGTCACCCAGCAGACGCCGTGGGGGCGACCGATCTGGGTGGAAGCCGTCGGCGCCGGCGGGCAGACGCTTCGCCTGCGGACCGAGAACCTCCGCTACGCCCTGATGGCGCGTAAGGCCTACGCCCCGCAAGTGGCCAACATCCGCAGCAGCAACTGCACCATCCGCTCCCGCGGTGATTTCATCGTCTTCTGCGACGGACAGGGCTTCGGACACGGCGTGGGCCTGTGCCAATGGGGCGCCCAGGCCAAGGCCCTTCAAGGCTGGTCCGCCGAACGCATCCTGAACTTCTACTACCCCGGATCCAAACGCATCCCCGTGTATTGA
- a CDS encoding DNA-directed RNA polymerase subunit alpha C-terminal domain-containing protein — protein MPETVSESLDTVVQKENWTLEDHDAILVKLTEESNAPARVRKILATLEAENPDPKGPAAQKIGIARYMLWRFESALEALAAAADNKDRRFFQALCYKHLRRYDKALEEFARARDKGADQVSVDIQIAETHALSGNLETAQGLLGKLAKTAGSDPRFLVTRGLTQELAGNDEQALADYQRALEINPNDTAAMFRLAFFWDLHGEEEQAMTLYKQCVERPPVFANALLNLATLYEDQGLYDNSISCLRRILMTNPNHPRARMFLKDAESSKNMYYDEDQARRIAHRNAILDIPVTDFELSVRARNCLKKMNIRTLGDLIRTSEAELMSYKNFGETSLREIKSMLGAKGLRLGQALEEAELSGLISAPATKTNVKNEGVLATPMAQIAFSKRARKALDNLGITTLGELTAKTEAELLACENFGQTSLNEIRQRLGEYGLALREPD, from the coding sequence ATGCCCGAGACGGTCAGCGAGAGCCTGGATACAGTTGTGCAGAAAGAGAATTGGACGCTTGAAGATCATGACGCGATCCTGGTCAAGCTGACGGAAGAGTCCAACGCCCCCGCCCGCGTGCGGAAGATTCTGGCGACGCTGGAAGCGGAGAACCCCGACCCCAAAGGCCCCGCCGCCCAGAAGATCGGCATCGCCCGCTACATGCTCTGGCGATTCGAGTCGGCGCTGGAGGCCCTGGCGGCCGCGGCTGACAACAAGGATCGCCGCTTCTTCCAGGCGTTGTGCTACAAGCACCTGCGCCGCTACGACAAGGCCTTGGAAGAGTTCGCCCGCGCCCGCGACAAGGGCGCCGACCAGGTCAGCGTCGACATCCAGATCGCCGAGACGCACGCCCTGTCGGGCAATCTCGAAACCGCACAGGGGCTGCTGGGCAAGCTGGCCAAGACCGCCGGTTCGGACCCCCGCTTCCTCGTGACGCGCGGCCTGACGCAGGAACTGGCCGGCAACGACGAGCAGGCACTGGCCGACTACCAGCGCGCCCTGGAGATCAACCCCAACGACACCGCGGCGATGTTCCGCCTGGCGTTCTTCTGGGACCTCCACGGCGAGGAAGAGCAGGCCATGACGCTGTACAAGCAGTGCGTCGAGCGCCCGCCGGTGTTCGCCAACGCCCTGTTGAACCTGGCGACGCTGTACGAAGACCAGGGCCTCTACGACAACTCGATCAGTTGCCTGCGCCGCATCCTGATGACCAACCCCAACCACCCGCGGGCGCGCATGTTCCTCAAGGACGCCGAGAGCTCCAAGAACATGTACTACGACGAGGACCAGGCCCGGCGCATCGCCCACCGCAATGCCATCCTCGACATCCCGGTGACCGATTTCGAGCTGTCGGTGCGGGCCCGAAACTGCCTCAAGAAAATGAACATTCGAACCCTGGGCGACCTGATCCGCACCAGCGAAGCCGAACTGATGAGCTACAAGAACTTCGGCGAGACGTCGCTGCGCGAAATCAAGAGCATGCTCGGGGCCAAGGGCCTGCGCCTCGGGCAGGCGCTGGAAGAAGCCGAACTGTCCGGCCTCATCTCCGCCCCCGCCACCAAGACCAACGTCAAGAACGAAGGCGTGCTGGCCACCCCGATGGCCCAGATCGCCTTCTCCAAGCGCGCCCGCAAAGCCCTGGACAACCTGGGCATCACCACCCTGGGCGAACTGACCGCCAAGACCGAAGCGGAACTGCTGGCCTGCGAAAACTTCGGTCAGACCAGCCTCAACGAAATCCGCCAGCGCCTCGGCGAATACGGCCTGGCCCTGCGCGAACCGGATTGA
- a CDS encoding mannose-1-phosphate guanylyltransferase: MRYAVILAGGAGKRLWPLSRLNRPKQLLPLIEGKTLLTIAVERLKGLFPPENILVITNAEYARQVADALPELPPQNIVGEPEGRDTAAAIALGAQLLAARDAEAVMAVFTADHVIRPQREFARCVERAIEAATEHADALVTLGIRPTWPHTGLGYIHCQEEYGAGLQEVSGFKEKPSHQDARKYVESGKYYWNSGMFVWKIQTILQSLKQFLPETIAALDPIRQAAADGQDVAPLLAKIYPSLQKISIDYAVMEKAPRVLMVELTAEWLDIGSWPALSDVVENDESGNVIVAKNAAVIDSGRNIIVSENGHLLAVVGMDDCIIVHSGDATLVCNKSDSQRLKELVALLEEKYGKKYT; encoded by the coding sequence ATGAGGTATGCCGTGATCCTGGCCGGCGGCGCCGGCAAACGCCTCTGGCCTTTGAGCCGGTTGAACCGCCCCAAGCAGCTCCTGCCCCTGATTGAGGGCAAGACGCTGCTGACCATCGCCGTCGAACGCCTCAAGGGACTCTTCCCCCCCGAGAACATCCTCGTCATCACCAACGCCGAGTACGCACGACAGGTCGCCGACGCCCTGCCCGAACTGCCGCCGCAAAACATCGTCGGCGAACCGGAAGGCCGTGACACCGCCGCCGCCATCGCCCTGGGCGCCCAACTCCTGGCCGCCCGCGACGCCGAGGCCGTCATGGCCGTCTTCACCGCCGACCACGTCATCCGACCCCAACGGGAGTTTGCACGCTGCGTCGAACGCGCCATCGAGGCCGCCACCGAACACGCCGACGCTCTGGTGACGCTGGGCATCCGCCCGACGTGGCCGCACACCGGCCTGGGGTACATCCACTGCCAGGAAGAATACGGCGCCGGACTGCAGGAGGTTTCAGGCTTCAAGGAAAAGCCCAGCCACCAGGACGCCCGCAAGTACGTCGAGTCGGGCAAGTACTACTGGAACAGCGGCATGTTCGTCTGGAAGATCCAGACCATCCTGCAGTCGCTCAAGCAGTTCCTGCCCGAAACCATTGCCGCGCTGGACCCGATCCGCCAGGCCGCCGCCGACGGCCAGGACGTGGCGCCGCTGCTGGCGAAGATCTATCCCTCGCTGCAGAAGATCAGCATCGACTACGCGGTGATGGAAAAGGCCCCGCGCGTGCTGATGGTCGAGCTCACCGCCGAGTGGCTCGACATCGGCAGTTGGCCCGCCCTGTCCGACGTGGTCGAGAATGACGAGAGCGGCAACGTGATCGTCGCGAAAAATGCCGCAGTGATCGACAGCGGCCGCAACATCATCGTCAGCGAGAACGGCCACCTGCTGGCCGTGGTCGGGATGGACGACTGCATCATCGTCCACTCAGGCGACGCGACGCTGGTGTGCAACAAGTCCGACTCGCAGCGCCTCAAGGAACTCGTCGCTCTGCTGGAAGAAAAGTACGGCAAGAAGTACACCTGA
- the kdsA gene encoding 3-deoxy-8-phosphooctulonate synthase, whose amino-acid sequence MSKVCNIGPVAVGQGELVLIAGPCMAESLELCLNVAAAMRDACAALGVGYVFKASYDKANRSSAAGYRGPGLETGLAWLARVKKDIGVPVLTDVHEIAQVAPAAAIVDCLQIPAFLCRQTDLLVAAAQAGKPVNIKKGQFMAPWDMAGAVEKVRTAGNDQVLITERGTSFGYNRLITDFRGVYEMRQWAPVVFDATHSVQEPGGLGNASGGRREFAPVLAKAAMAAGADALFIETHPDPSKAKSDAASQIALADMPAILASCLKIFQAARA is encoded by the coding sequence ATGTCGAAAGTGTGCAATATCGGGCCGGTGGCGGTGGGGCAGGGCGAGCTCGTGCTGATCGCCGGGCCTTGCATGGCCGAGAGCCTGGAACTGTGCCTGAACGTCGCCGCGGCGATGCGCGACGCCTGCGCGGCCCTGGGCGTGGGGTACGTCTTCAAGGCCAGCTACGACAAGGCCAATCGCTCCAGCGCGGCGGGCTATCGCGGACCGGGCCTGGAGACCGGGCTGGCGTGGCTGGCCCGGGTCAAGAAGGACATCGGCGTGCCCGTGCTGACCGACGTGCATGAGATCGCCCAGGTGGCCCCGGCGGCCGCCATCGTCGACTGCCTGCAGATCCCCGCGTTCCTGTGCCGCCAGACCGACCTGCTGGTCGCGGCCGCCCAGGCGGGCAAGCCCGTCAACATCAAGAAGGGGCAGTTCATGGCCCCGTGGGATATGGCCGGGGCGGTCGAGAAGGTCCGCACGGCTGGCAACGACCAGGTGCTCATCACCGAGCGCGGCACGAGCTTCGGCTACAACCGCCTCATTACCGACTTCCGCGGCGTGTACGAGATGCGCCAGTGGGCCCCGGTGGTCTTCGACGCCACGCATTCGGTGCAGGAGCCCGGCGGGCTGGGCAACGCCTCGGGCGGCCGACGCGAGTTCGCCCCCGTCCTGGCCAAAGCCGCCATGGCCGCCGGCGCCGACGCGCTGTTCATCGAAACGCACCCCGACCCGTCCAAAGCCAAATCCGACGCCGCCAGCCAGATCGCCCTGGCCGACATGCCCGCCATCCTGGCAAGCTGCCTGAAGATCTTCCAAGCCGCCCGGGCCTGA